Proteins encoded together in one Lathyrus oleraceus cultivar Zhongwan6 chromosome 5, CAAS_Psat_ZW6_1.0, whole genome shotgun sequence window:
- the LOC127082387 gene encoding uncharacterized protein LOC127082387 has protein sequence MDFGRKKTQKYSFKSPKLEYLRRLGSLVIDTKTFSKRYVRFLSLLKINMADGLLYTLIQFYDPVYHCFTFPNYQLMPTLEEYSHLLGVPISSQAPFSGLEEDPKDQDIANATHLEMLELRYHMTTKGKVFGLTTEFLMNKAQYFARMRSVDAFEAVFALLIYELFLFPSFDDFVSMDTIKIFLIGNPVPTLLADAYHSVHLRNSHSEGMNTCCMPMLYKWFISQLPMSHAFWDLKDGLLWSHKIMSLTHSNIVWYSRDYDGVSIIDSCGGFSNVPLIGTKGGISYNLILARCQLGYPMKDKPKNIHLEGLFFKECEDRKALKEKIVHAWHHVNKLEKKVLGKTKCVSLEPYFKWV, from the coding sequence ATGGATTTTGGAAGGAAAAAGACTCAAAAGTACTCTTTCAAGAGTCCTAAGTTAGAATACCTAAGGAGATTAGGATCTTTGGTTATTGACACAAAGACTTTCAGTAAAAGATATGTACGTTTTCTCTCTCTTTTGAAGATCAACATGGCAGATGGACTTCTTTATACTTTGATTCAGTTTTATGATCCCGTGTATCACTGTTTCACTTTCCCCAACTATCAGCTTATGCCAACACTTGAAGAATACTCTCATTTGCTTGGTGTTCCAATTTCTAGTCAAGCTCCATTTTCTGGTTTGGAGGAAGATCCCAAAGATCAAGACATTGCAAATGCTACTCACTTGGAAATGTTAGAGCTCAGGTATCACATGACCACAAAAGGAAAAGTGTTTGGTTTGACAACTGAGTTTCTAATGAACAAAGCTCAGTATTTTGCTAGAATGAGGAGTGTGGATGCGTTTGAGGCTGTTTTTGCTCTACTTATCTATGAACTGTTCCTCTTTCCTAGTTTTGATGACTTTGTTTCCATGGATACCATCAAGATATTCTTAAtaggaaatccagttcctacttTGCTTGCTGATGCTTATCATTCTGTTCATCTGAGGAATTCTCATAGCGAAGGAATGAATACATGTTGCATGCCTAtgttgtacaagtggttcatTTCTCAATTGCCTATGTCTCATGCTTTTTGGGATCTTAAGGATGGTCTTTTATGGTCACATAAGATTATGTCGCTCACACATTCAAATATTGTTTGGTATAGTCGTGACTATGACGGAGTTAGTATCATTGATAGTTGTGGAGGATTTTCTAATGTACCTCTTATTGGTACAAAAGGAGGCATCAGTTACAACCTAATCCTAGCTCGTTGTCAACTCGGTTATCCAATGAAAGATAAGCCAAAGAATATTCACTTGGAGGGTTTGTTCTTTAAGGAATGTGAAGACCGAAAAGCGCTAAAAGAGAAGATCGTGCATGCTTGGCACCATGTTAATAAGCTAGAAAAGAAAGTTTTAGGGAAGACAAAATGTGTCTCCTTAGAACCTTATTTTAAATGGGTATAG
- the LOC127086995 gene encoding DNA repair protein RAD51 homolog 2 isoform X1 yields MANKLINQMSLPKSIANIFTARNIITAKDALSLTEFELMELLDVGMAEVASAMAHISEVVCPPCQTALLLMEQRVRNESMAGHLPTRLKGLDEALCGGIPFGVLTELVGPPGIGKTQFCLKLSLLASLPANFGGLDGRVIYIDVESKFSSKRLIEIGTKSFPEIFHKKGMAQEMAGRILILRPTSLSEFAESLHRIKVSLLQQQVKLLIIDSMAALVLGEHDCGASKQQALGWHVSFIKSLAEFSRIPIVLTNQVRSQMGDESLMYSFQAQSRSTKEDVPVTFDSHLVAALGINWAHAVTIRLVLESKSDAQFLAGQRFIKLAKSPISPPLAFPFNITSSGIVLLDDNGIEMKGPDINNIHCQGQNALFNF; encoded by the exons ATGGCGAACAAGCTCATCAACCAGATGAGTTTACCTAAATCCATCGCTAATATCTTCACCGCTCGCAACATCATCACCGCCAAG GATGCATTATCTCTCACTGAATTTGAATTGATGGAGTTGTTGGATGTTGGGATGGCAGAAGTAGCATCTGCAATGGCGCATATTAGCGAAGTTGTGTGTCCACCTTGCCAAACT GCATTACTTCTGATGGAGCAGCGAGTACGAAACGAAAGCATGGCTGGTCATCTTCCCACTCGTTTGAAAGGATTGGATGAAGCTTTATGCGGCGGTATTCCGTTTGGTGTTTTGACAGAATTGGTTGGTCCACCAGGAATTGGCAAAACACAG TTTTGCTTGAAGCTCTCATTGTTGGCTTCGTTGCCGGCTAATTTTGGAGGCTTAGATGGCCGGGTGATATATATTGACGTTGAATCTAAATTTAGTTCAAAAAG ATTGATAGAGATTGGAACAAAGAGTTTTCCTGAAATATTTCACAAGAAGGGAATGGCACAGGAG ATGGCCGGTAGAATCCTGATCTTACGTCCTACATCACTTTCTGAATTTGCTGAGAG TTTGCACCGGATCAAAGTATCACTCCTCCAGCAACAAGTGAAGTTGCTCATCATTGATAGCATGGCTGCTCTTGTTTTAGG TGAACATGATTGTGGGGCTTCTAAGCAACAAGCATTGGGTTGGCACGTCTCTTTTATCAA GTCACTTGCTGAATTTTCACGAATTCCAATTGTATTGACAAATCAAGTAAGATCTCAAATGGGTGATGAATCTCTCATGTATTCCTTTCAAG CTCAAAGCCGCTCTACAAAAGAAGACGTTCCTGTTACATTTGACTCTCATCTTGTTGCTGCTTTGGGAATTAACTGGGCTCATGCCGTGACCATCCGTCTTGTACTTGAATCCAAATCAG ATGCTCAGTTTCTTGCAGGTCAAAGGTTTATTAAGCTGGCGAAATCTCCAATTTCACCACCTTTGGCTTTTCCTTTTAACATTACTTCATCAGGGATTGTTTTGCTTGATGATAATGGGATAGAGATGAAAGGGCCAGATATAAACAATATACACTGCCAAG GACAAAATGCTTTGTTTAATTTTTAA
- the LOC127086995 gene encoding DNA repair protein RAD51 homolog 2 isoform X3, which yields MANKLINQMSLPKSIANIFTARNIITAKDALSLTEFELMELLDVGMAEVASAMAHISEVVCPPCQTRVRNESMAGHLPTRLKGLDEALCGGIPFGVLTELVGPPGIGKTQFCLKLSLLASLPANFGGLDGRVIYIDVESKFSSKRLIEIGTKSFPEIFHKKGMAQEMAGRILILRPTSLSEFAESLHRIKVSLLQQQVKLLIIDSMAALVLGEHDCGASKQQALGWHVSFIKSLAEFSRIPIVLTNQVRSQMGDESLMYSFQAQSRSTKEDVPVTFDSHLVAALGINWAHAVTIRLVLESKSDAQFLAGQRFIKLAKSPISPPLAFPFNITSSGIVLLDDNGIEMKGPDINNIHCQGQNALFNF from the exons ATGGCGAACAAGCTCATCAACCAGATGAGTTTACCTAAATCCATCGCTAATATCTTCACCGCTCGCAACATCATCACCGCCAAG GATGCATTATCTCTCACTGAATTTGAATTGATGGAGTTGTTGGATGTTGGGATGGCAGAAGTAGCATCTGCAATGGCGCATATTAGCGAAGTTGTGTGTCCACCTTGCCAAACT CGAGTACGAAACGAAAGCATGGCTGGTCATCTTCCCACTCGTTTGAAAGGATTGGATGAAGCTTTATGCGGCGGTATTCCGTTTGGTGTTTTGACAGAATTGGTTGGTCCACCAGGAATTGGCAAAACACAG TTTTGCTTGAAGCTCTCATTGTTGGCTTCGTTGCCGGCTAATTTTGGAGGCTTAGATGGCCGGGTGATATATATTGACGTTGAATCTAAATTTAGTTCAAAAAG ATTGATAGAGATTGGAACAAAGAGTTTTCCTGAAATATTTCACAAGAAGGGAATGGCACAGGAG ATGGCCGGTAGAATCCTGATCTTACGTCCTACATCACTTTCTGAATTTGCTGAGAG TTTGCACCGGATCAAAGTATCACTCCTCCAGCAACAAGTGAAGTTGCTCATCATTGATAGCATGGCTGCTCTTGTTTTAGG TGAACATGATTGTGGGGCTTCTAAGCAACAAGCATTGGGTTGGCACGTCTCTTTTATCAA GTCACTTGCTGAATTTTCACGAATTCCAATTGTATTGACAAATCAAGTAAGATCTCAAATGGGTGATGAATCTCTCATGTATTCCTTTCAAG CTCAAAGCCGCTCTACAAAAGAAGACGTTCCTGTTACATTTGACTCTCATCTTGTTGCTGCTTTGGGAATTAACTGGGCTCATGCCGTGACCATCCGTCTTGTACTTGAATCCAAATCAG ATGCTCAGTTTCTTGCAGGTCAAAGGTTTATTAAGCTGGCGAAATCTCCAATTTCACCACCTTTGGCTTTTCCTTTTAACATTACTTCATCAGGGATTGTTTTGCTTGATGATAATGGGATAGAGATGAAAGGGCCAGATATAAACAATATACACTGCCAAG GACAAAATGCTTTGTTTAATTTTTAA
- the LOC127086995 gene encoding DNA repair protein RAD51 homolog 2 isoform X4: MANKLINQMSLPKSIANIFTARNIITAKDALSLTEFELMELLDVGMAEVASAMAHISEVVCPPCQTALLLMEQRVRNESMAGHLPTRLKGLDEALCGGIPFGVLTELVGPPGIGKTQFCLKLSLLASLPANFGGLDGRVIYIDVESKFSSKRLIEIGTKSFPEIFHKKGMAQEMAGRILILRPTSLSEFAESLHRIKVSLLQQQVKLLIIDSMAALVLGEHDCGASKQQALGWHVSFIKSLAEFSRIPIVLTNQVRSQMGDESLMYSFQAQSRSTKEDVPVTFDSHLVAALGINWAHAVTIRLVLESKSVSCRSKVY, translated from the exons ATGGCGAACAAGCTCATCAACCAGATGAGTTTACCTAAATCCATCGCTAATATCTTCACCGCTCGCAACATCATCACCGCCAAG GATGCATTATCTCTCACTGAATTTGAATTGATGGAGTTGTTGGATGTTGGGATGGCAGAAGTAGCATCTGCAATGGCGCATATTAGCGAAGTTGTGTGTCCACCTTGCCAAACT GCATTACTTCTGATGGAGCAGCGAGTACGAAACGAAAGCATGGCTGGTCATCTTCCCACTCGTTTGAAAGGATTGGATGAAGCTTTATGCGGCGGTATTCCGTTTGGTGTTTTGACAGAATTGGTTGGTCCACCAGGAATTGGCAAAACACAG TTTTGCTTGAAGCTCTCATTGTTGGCTTCGTTGCCGGCTAATTTTGGAGGCTTAGATGGCCGGGTGATATATATTGACGTTGAATCTAAATTTAGTTCAAAAAG ATTGATAGAGATTGGAACAAAGAGTTTTCCTGAAATATTTCACAAGAAGGGAATGGCACAGGAG ATGGCCGGTAGAATCCTGATCTTACGTCCTACATCACTTTCTGAATTTGCTGAGAG TTTGCACCGGATCAAAGTATCACTCCTCCAGCAACAAGTGAAGTTGCTCATCATTGATAGCATGGCTGCTCTTGTTTTAGG TGAACATGATTGTGGGGCTTCTAAGCAACAAGCATTGGGTTGGCACGTCTCTTTTATCAA GTCACTTGCTGAATTTTCACGAATTCCAATTGTATTGACAAATCAAGTAAGATCTCAAATGGGTGATGAATCTCTCATGTATTCCTTTCAAG CTCAAAGCCGCTCTACAAAAGAAGACGTTCCTGTTACATTTGACTCTCATCTTGTTGCTGCTTTGGGAATTAACTGGGCTCATGCCGTGACCATCCGTCTTGTACTTGAATCCAAATCAG TTTCTTGCAGGTCAAAGGTTTATTAA
- the LOC127086995 gene encoding DNA repair protein RAD51 homolog 2 isoform X2: protein MANKLINQMSLPKSIANIFTARNIITAKDALSLTEFELMELLDVGMAEVASAMAHISEVVCPPCQTALLLMEQRVRNESMAGHLPTRLKGLDEALCGGIPFGVLTELVGPPGIGKTQFCLKLSLLASLPANFGGLDGRVIYIDVESKFSSKRLIEIGTKSFPEIFHKKGMAQEMAGRILILRPTSLSEFAESLHRIKVSLLQQQVKLLIIDSMAALVLGEHDCGASKQQALGWHVSFIKSLAEFSRIPIVLTNQVRSQMGDESLMYSFQAQSRSTKEDVPVTFDSHLVAALGINWAHAVTIRLVLESKSGQRFIKLAKSPISPPLAFPFNITSSGIVLLDDNGIEMKGPDINNIHCQGQNALFNF, encoded by the exons ATGGCGAACAAGCTCATCAACCAGATGAGTTTACCTAAATCCATCGCTAATATCTTCACCGCTCGCAACATCATCACCGCCAAG GATGCATTATCTCTCACTGAATTTGAATTGATGGAGTTGTTGGATGTTGGGATGGCAGAAGTAGCATCTGCAATGGCGCATATTAGCGAAGTTGTGTGTCCACCTTGCCAAACT GCATTACTTCTGATGGAGCAGCGAGTACGAAACGAAAGCATGGCTGGTCATCTTCCCACTCGTTTGAAAGGATTGGATGAAGCTTTATGCGGCGGTATTCCGTTTGGTGTTTTGACAGAATTGGTTGGTCCACCAGGAATTGGCAAAACACAG TTTTGCTTGAAGCTCTCATTGTTGGCTTCGTTGCCGGCTAATTTTGGAGGCTTAGATGGCCGGGTGATATATATTGACGTTGAATCTAAATTTAGTTCAAAAAG ATTGATAGAGATTGGAACAAAGAGTTTTCCTGAAATATTTCACAAGAAGGGAATGGCACAGGAG ATGGCCGGTAGAATCCTGATCTTACGTCCTACATCACTTTCTGAATTTGCTGAGAG TTTGCACCGGATCAAAGTATCACTCCTCCAGCAACAAGTGAAGTTGCTCATCATTGATAGCATGGCTGCTCTTGTTTTAGG TGAACATGATTGTGGGGCTTCTAAGCAACAAGCATTGGGTTGGCACGTCTCTTTTATCAA GTCACTTGCTGAATTTTCACGAATTCCAATTGTATTGACAAATCAAGTAAGATCTCAAATGGGTGATGAATCTCTCATGTATTCCTTTCAAG CTCAAAGCCGCTCTACAAAAGAAGACGTTCCTGTTACATTTGACTCTCATCTTGTTGCTGCTTTGGGAATTAACTGGGCTCATGCCGTGACCATCCGTCTTGTACTTGAATCCAAATCAG GTCAAAGGTTTATTAAGCTGGCGAAATCTCCAATTTCACCACCTTTGGCTTTTCCTTTTAACATTACTTCATCAGGGATTGTTTTGCTTGATGATAATGGGATAGAGATGAAAGGGCCAGATATAAACAATATACACTGCCAAG GACAAAATGCTTTGTTTAATTTTTAA